A genomic stretch from Caldalkalibacillus salinus includes:
- a CDS encoding phosphatidylglycerophosphatase A — protein sequence MKNKQVHSRDVHQAAIQRLKKRGVKISDIADIVYQMQAPYSSNLEMNTCVESVEAVLEKREIQHAILVAVELDVLAEKGQLTEPLQSLVESDEGLFGCDETLALGSVLGYGSIAVTTFGHLDKQKIGIVKKLDTKVGSHVHTFLDDIVCGIAASASSRLAHRLRDNDEAEASASSDEQAG from the coding sequence ATGAAAAATAAACAAGTTCATAGCCGTGATGTCCACCAAGCGGCTATTCAGAGATTAAAAAAGCGGGGCGTGAAAATCTCCGACATAGCGGATATCGTTTACCAAATGCAAGCGCCATACTCCTCTAACCTAGAGATGAATACATGTGTAGAATCGGTAGAGGCCGTTTTAGAAAAAAGAGAAATCCAACACGCCATCCTTGTCGCTGTAGAATTAGACGTGCTAGCAGAAAAAGGGCAACTCACTGAACCGCTACAATCACTCGTAGAATCGGATGAGGGGTTGTTTGGTTGCGACGAAACCTTAGCCCTCGGTTCAGTCTTAGGATACGGGAGTATTGCTGTGACAACCTTTGGCCACCTAGATAAACAAAAAATCGGTATCGTTAAGAAACTAGATACCAAAGTCGGTTCTCATGTGCATACCTTCTTAGATGACATTGTCTGTGGCATTGCTGCTAGCGCGTCAAGTCGTTTGGCTCACCGTTTACGAGATAACGACGAAGCGGAAGCTAGTGCTTCAAGCGACGAACAAGCGGGATAG
- a CDS encoding CfaE/CblD family pilus tip adhesin: MAISCLLTFTIIGCTSSTEQAGTDHVAQDELNQLQKEMEELQQEMTVQDQDIQSYEEKLNAYQNFINHDLVNTLDSQQLQSLAESQWKYQLYVNGEEINESNEFQMSTSDLEIKLVETQNIHTVLPTDIHNEGQVSGHMREHIKISPTDYQRVAPAGTNVDSIIYKFENVTSDTIQVTVTDELKERLGFDQNAISINKQ; encoded by the coding sequence TTGGCTATATCGTGTCTATTAACTTTTACGATAATAGGATGCACGAGTAGTACTGAACAAGCCGGGACAGATCATGTCGCACAAGACGAATTAAATCAACTCCAAAAAGAAATGGAAGAACTTCAACAAGAAATGACTGTTCAGGATCAAGACATTCAATCATATGAAGAAAAATTGAATGCTTACCAGAATTTTATCAATCATGATTTAGTAAACACGCTGGATAGTCAACAGCTTCAATCATTAGCCGAGAGTCAATGGAAGTATCAACTGTATGTTAATGGAGAGGAAATCAACGAGTCTAATGAATTCCAAATGTCGACATCAGATTTAGAAATAAAGTTAGTTGAAACACAAAATATACATACAGTATTGCCTACAGATATTCATAACGAAGGACAAGTGAGTGGACATATGAGAGAACACATAAAAATAAGTCCAACCGATTATCAAAGAGTTGCACCAGCAGGAACAAATGTTGACAGCATCATTTATAAATTTGAAAACGTAACATCTGATACGATTCAAGTGACTGTGACTGATGAGTTAAAAGAAAGGCTAGGATTTGATCAGAATGCTATAAGCATTAACAAGCAGTGA
- a CDS encoding alpha/beta hydrolase family protein — protein MGRHMENVQLDQFMSSYYAKAKGVEEREATLRAKLQDLLGTFDFPTSNHPQLLERHECNGYTRERYLFSSLEGLTIPVYVLTPKVDEVTVPFPTVVAIHGHGYGSKEIVGLREDGSEDTGEPGIHQHFAVQLVKRGLKVFAPEVIGFGERMHTRDIERGSAHSCYALSTLLLASGKTLAGLRVAETRHVVDQMKEFQDVNHEQIGMMGFSGGGLVSAYASALDERFKATVLCGFTNTFKGSILHTNHCIDNYIPSILKYGELPDYISLIAPRPLFVESGTHDPIFPVETTREAIKHIQKTYETKGAPSAMTYDIFPGKHEISGRYAYDWLKQSLEDIKTG, from the coding sequence GTGGGGCGTCATATGGAAAATGTTCAACTTGACCAATTTATGTCGTCATACTACGCCAAAGCAAAAGGCGTAGAGGAGAGAGAAGCAACATTAAGAGCCAAATTACAAGATTTGCTCGGTACTTTTGACTTTCCGACAAGCAATCATCCTCAATTATTAGAGCGTCATGAATGTAATGGTTACACGAGAGAACGTTATCTTTTCTCATCCTTAGAAGGACTGACGATACCTGTTTATGTGCTTACTCCCAAGGTTGATGAGGTCACAGTTCCATTCCCCACGGTTGTTGCTATACATGGGCACGGCTATGGGAGTAAAGAAATTGTCGGGCTACGGGAGGATGGATCCGAGGACACGGGTGAACCTGGCATTCATCAGCATTTTGCTGTTCAACTTGTGAAACGAGGATTGAAGGTTTTTGCACCTGAAGTGATCGGGTTTGGTGAGCGAATGCACACTAGAGATATTGAGCGAGGGAGTGCTCATTCTTGTTATGCTCTTTCAACGCTGCTTCTGGCAAGTGGAAAAACACTGGCCGGTTTAAGGGTAGCCGAAACACGGCATGTGGTGGACCAGATGAAGGAGTTTCAGGATGTCAATCATGAGCAAATCGGCATGATGGGTTTTTCCGGCGGTGGTTTAGTCTCGGCCTACGCTTCAGCGCTTGATGAACGCTTCAAAGCAACGGTGTTGTGTGGATTTACGAATACGTTTAAAGGCAGCATTTTACATACCAACCATTGTATAGATAATTACATTCCTTCCATTTTAAAATACGGTGAACTCCCTGACTATATAAGTCTGATTGCCCCCAGGCCGCTGTTCGTAGAATCTGGGACTCACGATCCTATATTCCCCGTGGAGACAACACGGGAAGCAATTAAACATATACAGAAAACATATGAAACAAAGGGTGCTCCGTCTGCAATGACGTATGACATATTTCCAGGGAAACATGAGATCAGTGGCCGCTATGCTTATGATTGGTTGAAACAATCACTTGAAGATATAAAAACTGGGTAG
- a CDS encoding spore coat protein: MAVNFAAHELLETTELLRKLTADIEMHALCADMTEDSELEGILRRHIQGMDRTYNSALNLLQNRGVDMAGTNVYHTHAHHRPHVGVENQNMIPAPDNQAKRLSDITISTLILNSHKAGSMQGMVWANECVDPELRALHTTSAHNCQQMAYEMWQFMNARGYYDAPSMPRNVAATMTQAFQPAPSPGHPHTQHYMS; this comes from the coding sequence GTGGCCGTAAATTTTGCCGCTCACGAGTTATTAGAAACAACCGAATTACTGAGAAAGTTAACAGCAGACATTGAAATGCATGCCCTGTGTGCTGACATGACTGAGGATTCCGAACTAGAGGGTATTCTAAGACGCCATATCCAAGGGATGGATCGCACCTATAACTCGGCTCTTAACTTACTTCAAAACAGGGGTGTAGACATGGCCGGAACCAATGTTTACCATACACATGCACACCATCGTCCTCATGTCGGTGTGGAGAACCAAAACATGATTCCAGCCCCTGACAATCAGGCGAAACGCCTCAGCGACATCACCATCAGTACACTCATTCTCAATTCACATAAGGCTGGTTCTATGCAAGGCATGGTATGGGCAAACGAATGTGTAGACCCTGAGCTACGTGCTTTGCATACCACCAGTGCACATAACTGCCAACAAATGGCGTATGAAATGTGGCAGTTCATGAACGCACGTGGCTATTATGACGCGCCGTCCATGCCAAGAAACGTTGCCGCAACCATGACTCAAGCGTTTCAACCTGCTCCTTCACCTGGACATCCCCACACCCAACATTACATGTCGTGA
- a CDS encoding BNR repeat-containing protein, protein MTVFFSNVGAQGRDDLRLVNEQTVTINAHSHDWNTIAYDQYKIVSYGAYQYTGYWDKHHHLNVARRHLPTDKVETVTFPEQVSDPSNTHLNVVVGISPEDGRLHLSFNHHGTDTINYRVSDAGFITSPPGSMTIDHFSDNHNIVEENRITYPRFFNHIDDQLLLMFRQGRSGEGGQYLYQYDAHQGTWSKVGLVFSGQGEWQGSTSRNAYLQDLIFDTSNRLHATWVYREEAYSHSTNHGLYYAYSDDQGMTWYNNNGVRIADLSQNDPIRVDDRGIQVIDIPQNSWILNQAAMTLDSNNQPHLLMSRSKKVTNHVPDTNVHYVHYWRSADGAWHEKYIVDTKNAVGHGPHWTEIFNYRGDIAIDEHDHIYVTLPMPNNMLYAAQSSAPRWDDWTVYALTDAGVTYAGQKYDRRRWNDEQILSVPMTVLGGKQTQYLIRDYIVGQSVVPRAPYLKKASYESYTVTLEWQDRAGAERYDIYRAEDGKFFSKLTTVGAEAFGQFVDTTVNDGRAYTYKLRAINPAGESDDSNKVSVEAT, encoded by the coding sequence ATGACTGTTTTTTTTTCGAATGTAGGAGCGCAAGGCAGAGATGATTTAAGGCTTGTCAATGAGCAGACCGTGACGATTAATGCACACTCTCACGATTGGAACACCATCGCCTATGATCAGTATAAAATAGTGTCCTATGGCGCGTACCAATACACGGGATATTGGGATAAGCATCATCACTTGAATGTGGCCAGAAGACATCTCCCCACGGATAAGGTGGAGACGGTGACTTTTCCTGAACAGGTTAGTGACCCCAGTAATACACATCTAAACGTTGTCGTAGGGATCAGTCCTGAAGACGGGAGGCTACACCTATCCTTTAACCACCATGGAACGGACACGATTAATTATAGGGTGTCTGATGCAGGTTTTATCACATCTCCACCGGGGTCTATGACGATTGATCATTTTAGTGATAATCATAACATCGTTGAGGAGAACCGTATAACTTATCCAAGGTTCTTTAATCATATTGACGATCAGTTACTCTTGATGTTTAGACAAGGGCGTTCGGGCGAAGGAGGACAGTATTTATATCAATACGATGCCCACCAAGGGACATGGTCCAAGGTAGGATTGGTTTTTTCAGGTCAAGGTGAGTGGCAAGGTTCAACGAGCCGTAACGCCTATTTACAAGACCTCATATTTGATACATCTAACCGTCTTCATGCTACATGGGTTTATCGCGAGGAAGCCTATTCACACAGCACCAACCATGGCTTGTACTACGCCTATAGTGACGATCAAGGTATGACATGGTATAACAATAACGGAGTACGTATCGCTGATCTTAGTCAAAACGATCCTATACGAGTTGATGATAGAGGGATACAGGTCATAGATATCCCGCAAAATTCGTGGATCTTAAACCAAGCGGCCATGACGTTAGATTCGAACAATCAACCACATTTACTCATGAGTCGCTCCAAAAAAGTGACCAACCATGTGCCGGACACAAACGTTCACTATGTTCACTATTGGCGGTCTGCAGATGGCGCATGGCATGAAAAATACATCGTAGACACCAAAAATGCGGTCGGTCATGGTCCTCACTGGACTGAAATATTTAACTATAGAGGCGACATCGCAATAGATGAGCATGATCATATTTACGTCACGTTGCCCATGCCCAACAACATGCTTTATGCTGCACAGTCAAGTGCGCCCCGGTGGGATGATTGGACCGTTTACGCCTTAACGGATGCAGGCGTGACATATGCGGGTCAGAAGTACGATCGTCGGCGTTGGAATGACGAGCAGATTTTGTCTGTCCCTATGACTGTTTTAGGAGGAAAACAAACACAGTATCTGATACGTGATTATATCGTGGGTCAATCTGTTGTCCCTCGAGCCCCTTATTTGAAAAAAGCTTCATATGAATCATACACGGTTACGTTAGAGTGGCAAGACCGAGCGGGAGCTGAGCGGTATGATATTTACCGTGCAGAAGATGGAAAATTTTTTTCAAAACTGACGACTGTTGGTGCAGAGGCCTTTGGTCAGTTTGTAGATACCACGGTGAATGATGGCAGGGCGTATACGTATAAATTGAGAGCCATTAATCCTGCGGGAGAAAGTGATGATTCCAATAAGGTGTCGGTCGAAGCCACATGA
- a CDS encoding ATP-binding cassette domain-containing protein, giving the protein MSDDILELKGVTKEFPGVKAIDNVHFQLKQGEIHALMGENGAGKSTFIKIMTGVHTPNEGDMYLNGKKMRFSNTNEAQEMGIAAIYQHVTSYPHLSVTENIFMGHEKIHKWTRRLLWKDMHAEAKNLLRQLGSQIDPKTKMEALSVAEQQIVEIAKAISTKAKIIIMDEPTAALTARESEQLYNITEHLRDQGTSIILISHRFEDMYRLASRVTVLRDGQYMGTWRVDEITNEDLIVAMVGRKVDQLFPEKNEQVGKELLRVEGLSKTGYFADVSFTVHKGEVLGITGLVGAKRTEVCQALFGIIPFDEGSIYLEGEEVNIHEPQDAMDLGIGYLPEDRQQQGLVLQWEIGRNITLPTLHKYTHKGWLNEKKEAEVAKALAEKVNVKANSIFDLVSSLSGGNQQKVVVAKLLTADLKVIILDEPTKGVDVGAKATIYELIHVLASQGYGVIMVSSEMPEVLGMSDRIVVMREGRVTRTFHRHEATQESILEASMDSVSNHVI; this is encoded by the coding sequence GTGTCTGACGACATACTAGAATTGAAAGGGGTTACAAAGGAGTTTCCCGGTGTTAAGGCCATTGACAACGTTCATTTCCAACTTAAGCAAGGTGAAATTCATGCTTTAATGGGTGAAAACGGCGCTGGGAAATCGACATTTATCAAAATCATGACGGGCGTACATACCCCAAACGAAGGTGACATGTATCTTAACGGTAAGAAAATGAGATTCTCTAACACCAACGAGGCCCAGGAAATGGGGATTGCCGCGATTTATCAGCACGTCACGAGTTATCCTCATTTAAGTGTGACAGAGAACATTTTTATGGGCCATGAAAAGATACACAAATGGACCAGACGTTTACTGTGGAAAGACATGCACGCAGAAGCTAAAAACTTACTACGACAATTAGGCTCTCAAATCGACCCGAAGACGAAGATGGAAGCGCTCAGTGTAGCTGAACAGCAGATCGTGGAAATAGCTAAGGCCATCTCCACCAAGGCCAAGATAATCATTATGGACGAGCCAACCGCCGCCTTAACAGCGAGGGAGAGTGAACAGCTATACAACATCACAGAGCATTTAAGAGACCAAGGCACATCCATCATACTGATTTCTCACCGGTTTGAGGACATGTATCGTCTTGCGAGTAGAGTGACTGTGTTGAGAGACGGCCAGTATATGGGTACGTGGCGGGTAGATGAGATCACCAATGAAGATCTTATTGTGGCTATGGTTGGACGTAAGGTTGATCAGTTGTTTCCCGAAAAAAACGAGCAGGTCGGAAAAGAATTACTCAGGGTAGAAGGATTGAGTAAAACCGGCTATTTCGCTGATGTGTCCTTTACCGTCCACAAAGGTGAAGTATTGGGGATAACGGGATTAGTAGGGGCTAAGAGAACGGAAGTTTGTCAGGCATTGTTTGGCATCATCCCCTTTGATGAGGGCAGCATTTACCTTGAAGGAGAAGAAGTGAACATTCATGAACCTCAGGACGCGATGGACTTAGGCATCGGTTATTTACCTGAAGATAGACAACAGCAGGGATTAGTGCTTCAGTGGGAGATCGGTCGTAACATTACCTTGCCTACACTGCATAAGTACACCCACAAAGGATGGTTGAACGAGAAGAAAGAAGCAGAGGTTGCCAAAGCGTTGGCTGAAAAGGTGAATGTCAAAGCCAATAGTATATTTGATTTAGTGAGCTCATTATCGGGTGGTAATCAGCAAAAGGTGGTCGTCGCCAAGCTTTTAACAGCTGACCTAAAAGTGATTATTTTAGACGAACCGACCAAAGGCGTCGATGTAGGAGCTAAGGCAACGATATATGAATTGATACATGTACTCGCTTCACAGGGTTATGGGGTGATTATGGTCTCTTCTGAAATGCCTGAAGTACTAGGGATGAGCGATAGAATTGTCGTCATGCGTGAAGGCAGAGTGACGCGAACGTTTCATAGGCATGAGGCCACACAGGAATCTATATTGGAGGCTTCTATGGATAGCGTCTCTAATCATGTAATCTAG
- a CDS encoding ABC transporter permease: MAEKAFVTDQVEAKAPIGVNIARFRELGLLGFIVLLCLFIQLQNPSFLTPGNMESVLKNTSILAILAMGMMLVIVTRGIDLSIGATLALSGMIAAQTVSTYPHLNPFIALLLGTGIGLICGSILGLLVSKGGILPIIATLGMMNVYRGLTFTVSDGSWVSAHQMPDSFKHIAAGSILGLNHLVLFAVVIMVGAYYFINHTRTGIQIYAVGSNPESARISGINKDRILFLVYSLMGSLAGLSGVLWVSRFASAQNDTAMGYELTVIAACVLGGVSIAGGVGKLSGVILGALLLGILNNALPLIGVSPFWQTAIQGAIILIAILVNVLVRRGIERNNLLRRPI; the protein is encoded by the coding sequence ATGGCTGAAAAAGCATTTGTGACAGATCAGGTTGAAGCAAAAGCACCAATAGGCGTGAATATTGCTAGATTCAGAGAATTAGGGTTGTTAGGCTTTATCGTCCTATTATGTTTGTTTATTCAACTCCAAAATCCAAGTTTTCTCACACCGGGTAATATGGAGAGTGTCCTAAAGAATACGTCCATACTAGCCATATTAGCGATGGGTATGATGCTTGTCATTGTGACCCGTGGGATCGACTTATCCATCGGGGCGACGCTAGCCTTATCGGGTATGATCGCAGCTCAAACCGTCAGCACTTATCCCCATCTCAATCCCTTTATCGCCTTGTTGTTAGGAACAGGGATCGGACTCATATGCGGAAGTATACTGGGTTTGCTGGTCTCAAAGGGCGGTATTTTACCCATTATTGCCACACTAGGAATGATGAATGTATACAGGGGACTTACGTTTACGGTCAGTGACGGTTCTTGGGTCAGTGCCCATCAAATGCCAGACAGTTTTAAACATATCGCAGCAGGTTCCATCTTAGGTCTGAATCATTTGGTGCTATTCGCTGTGGTGATCATGGTCGGTGCTTATTATTTTATTAATCATACACGGACCGGTATACAGATTTATGCTGTAGGGAGTAACCCTGAATCAGCCAGGATAAGTGGTATTAACAAAGACCGTATTCTATTTCTCGTCTATAGCTTAATGGGATCACTAGCTGGGTTATCAGGTGTCTTGTGGGTATCAAGGTTTGCTTCAGCTCAGAACGACACGGCTATGGGCTACGAGCTTACTGTTATTGCTGCCTGTGTACTAGGAGGGGTGAGTATTGCTGGTGGTGTAGGAAAGCTCTCCGGTGTGATCCTTGGGGCGCTCCTACTCGGTATCTTAAATAATGCATTGCCGTTAATCGGTGTCTCTCCGTTTTGGCAAACAGCCATACAAGGGGCTATTATTCTCATTGCCATTCTAGTCAATGTCCTAGTGAGAAGAGGGATCGAACGGAACAATCTCTTGAGGAGGCCAATATAG
- a CDS encoding ABC transporter permease has translation MEPRVMTDTQPFTWKKFFFKWEWMLVLVLIAINMINASLSVHYLNILNLRDATAIFLDKAFIVLPMVFIMILRDIDISVGSTVALSSVLMAYSYSLGMPMEVAIFICLGVGTLCGFINGWLIVKFKELSAVIVTLITMILYRGIAYIILEDQAIGGFPQWFSSFGWGYIGGVPIILVAFTICAVIFALLLHKTIFGRHVYAIGHNPTAARYSGIKVDKIKLIIYTVTGLMAAMTAIFLTSKMGSTRPNIALMYELEVIAMVVLGGISTNGGKGRMAGAMLAIFIVGLLQYGLGLMNVNAQSQLIIIGLLLVVAVLVTQLRFKGKRSIPN, from the coding sequence ATGGAGCCACGCGTGATGACGGATACACAACCGTTTACTTGGAAAAAATTCTTCTTCAAATGGGAGTGGATGTTAGTCCTCGTCCTCATTGCCATCAATATGATCAACGCGAGTTTATCTGTCCATTATTTAAACATACTTAACTTACGTGATGCGACGGCCATCTTTCTGGATAAAGCGTTTATTGTCTTACCAATGGTCTTCATCATGATCTTACGGGACATTGATATTTCCGTCGGCTCAACAGTGGCCTTATCTTCCGTGCTGATGGCCTACTCTTACAGCTTAGGCATGCCGATGGAGGTCGCTATCTTCATTTGTTTGGGTGTGGGGACACTGTGTGGCTTCATTAATGGATGGTTGATCGTCAAGTTTAAAGAGCTATCCGCCGTCATTGTCACGCTCATTACGATGATATTGTACCGGGGCATCGCCTATATCATATTAGAAGACCAAGCGATTGGTGGTTTTCCCCAATGGTTTAGCTCGTTCGGCTGGGGGTATATCGGTGGTGTCCCTATTATTCTAGTGGCTTTTACTATTTGCGCTGTCATATTCGCTTTGTTGCTACACAAGACCATTTTTGGTCGACACGTCTACGCCATTGGGCATAATCCAACAGCCGCACGCTATTCCGGGATTAAAGTAGATAAGATCAAACTGATCATTTATACCGTTACCGGTTTGATGGCGGCTATGACAGCTATCTTCCTCACATCAAAGATGGGGAGTACGCGACCAAACATTGCCTTGATGTACGAGTTAGAAGTAATCGCGATGGTCGTATTAGGGGGCATCAGTACGAATGGGGGTAAAGGAAGAATGGCTGGGGCCATGCTTGCCATTTTCATCGTGGGTTTGCTTCAGTATGGACTTGGTCTTATGAATGTCAACGCCCAATCACAGCTCATTATCATCGGGTTGCTACTCGTGGTTGCAGTATTAGTCACTCAGTTGAGGTTTAAAGGCAAGAGATCAATACCTAACTAA
- the rhaS gene encoding rhamnose ABC transporter substrate-binding protein gives MKRKITVSMMLFFVVVLSTACGSAPTDTAGDGDEKRFAIVFKNTGNPYGEKLMEGFQEAIEELGYEAILRAPDQPTAEGQIQIIEELIAQNVDAIAISANDADALQPALQKAMNRGIKVLSLDSAVNSESRMVHINQADPERVGRIQIEAISEMIGGEGQIAVLSATSQAANQNLWIEWMQEELKEPEYENMELVRVAYGDDLRDKSVSETEALLQSYPNLKGIIAPTTVAIAAAGRVLTENELQGEVELTGLGLPSEMAEYIENGVCQWMYLWNPIDVGYLTGYAAHALVEETITGETGESFDAGRLGSKEIVEDGDGTEIMLGDPFRFDADNIDEWKEVY, from the coding sequence ATGAAAAGGAAAATCACAGTGAGTATGATGCTGTTCTTCGTCGTGGTTTTATCAACTGCTTGTGGATCTGCACCGACTGATACAGCGGGGGATGGAGATGAGAAGAGGTTTGCCATCGTTTTTAAAAATACTGGTAACCCATACGGAGAGAAGCTAATGGAAGGGTTTCAAGAGGCAATAGAAGAACTGGGTTACGAAGCGATCCTAAGAGCACCTGATCAGCCAACGGCAGAAGGACAAATTCAAATCATTGAGGAGTTAATTGCTCAAAATGTAGATGCGATTGCCATTTCGGCGAATGATGCAGATGCACTACAACCAGCCCTACAAAAAGCCATGAATAGAGGGATTAAGGTCCTTTCTCTAGATTCAGCTGTCAACTCGGAGAGTCGTATGGTCCATATTAACCAAGCGGATCCTGAGCGAGTGGGACGCATCCAAATCGAAGCGATATCTGAAATGATCGGTGGAGAAGGACAAATTGCTGTCCTCAGTGCAACGTCCCAAGCAGCCAATCAGAATCTATGGATTGAGTGGATGCAAGAAGAATTGAAAGAACCAGAGTATGAGAATATGGAATTAGTACGTGTTGCTTACGGCGATGATTTGCGGGATAAGAGTGTGTCAGAAACAGAAGCGCTTCTGCAATCATATCCCAACTTAAAAGGGATTATTGCCCCAACGACGGTGGCAATAGCAGCGGCAGGACGTGTATTAACGGAAAATGAACTTCAAGGAGAAGTCGAATTAACAGGTCTAGGTTTACCAAGTGAAATGGCAGAGTACATTGAAAATGGTGTATGTCAGTGGATGTACTTATGGAATCCGATTGATGTCGGGTATCTAACCGGCTATGCTGCTCACGCGTTAGTAGAAGAGACGATCACCGGGGAGACTGGAGAGTCGTTTGATGCGGGAAGGCTAGGGAGCAAAGAAATCGTTGAAGATGGAGACGGAACCGAAATTATGTTAGGAGATCCGTTCAGATTTGATGCCGATAACATTGATGAGTGGAAAGAAGTCTATTAG
- a CDS encoding L-rhamnose mutarotase gives MEQSHKYAWTWTIKEEYLDEYVQLHMNPWPEVLEEHSKAGIKNYSIFQNGHQFFYCFECDDVEAAFDYIAKSETCQQWNALTSKMVEGSFDFNEDEPIKPMREVFYLK, from the coding sequence ATGGAGCAAAGTCATAAGTATGCTTGGACGTGGACCATTAAGGAGGAGTACCTTGATGAGTATGTTCAGCTGCACATGAACCCGTGGCCAGAAGTATTAGAGGAGCACAGTAAAGCAGGAATCAAAAATTACTCTATATTTCAAAACGGGCACCAATTTTTTTATTGTTTTGAGTGTGATGATGTCGAAGCAGCCTTCGATTATATAGCAAAAAGTGAAACGTGTCAGCAGTGGAACGCGCTAACGTCTAAAATGGTCGAAGGATCCTTCGATTTTAATGAGGATGAGCCGATTAAGCCCATGCGTGAGGTCTTTTATCTTAAGTAA
- a CDS encoding EamA family transporter, translating to MNTQTRWIGFVLVLLGASFWGIGGTVAQRLFQGEGISVDWLVSVRLLVAGLIMIIIALLTHSNAHVFHIWKDKRAVKKLVIFGLCGMLAVQYTYMASISLGNAAVATLLQYLAPVFIIFYLIITKVSKLKFREILAVSLALTGTFFLLTNGSVDTLSVPFSAVVWGVLSGVALAFYTLYAGQLLDEWGSLNVIGWAMIIGGTVLGVFHQPWDVDMSGWTLETLIYLFFVVIFGTMIAFWFYLESLKYLKPQETSLLGSVEPLAAIWLQIPFGAFQMLGAGLILFMVIYLSIAEDKSEVAHIETQ from the coding sequence ATGAATACACAAACGAGATGGATAGGATTTGTATTGGTCCTGTTAGGGGCATCTTTTTGGGGTATAGGTGGAACAGTGGCGCAGCGACTATTTCAGGGAGAGGGCATCTCAGTAGACTGGCTCGTATCCGTAAGGTTGTTAGTGGCCGGGTTAATCATGATCATCATCGCATTGTTAACTCATAGTAATGCTCATGTTTTTCACATATGGAAAGATAAAAGGGCCGTAAAGAAACTGGTTATTTTTGGTCTATGCGGTATGCTAGCCGTGCAGTATACGTATATGGCATCGATTAGCTTAGGGAATGCTGCCGTGGCCACACTATTGCAGTATTTAGCACCCGTTTTTATTATTTTTTATCTCATCATAACAAAAGTGAGTAAGCTAAAATTTAGGGAAATCTTAGCCGTATCACTCGCCCTAACAGGGACGTTCTTTCTACTCACGAACGGGTCCGTAGACACTTTATCCGTTCCTTTTTCGGCTGTGGTATGGGGTGTGTTATCAGGAGTGGCACTCGCTTTCTATACGCTTTATGCGGGGCAGCTTCTAGATGAGTGGGGTTCCCTCAACGTGATCGGATGGGCCATGATCATTGGTGGCACAGTATTAGGTGTTTTCCATCAACCGTGGGATGTGGACATGAGTGGGTGGACGCTGGAGACACTCATCTACTTGTTCTTTGTCGTTATCTTTGGGACGATGATTGCCTTTTGGTTTTACCTCGAAAGTTTAAAGTATCTAAAGCCACAAGAGACAAGTTTACTTGGGAGTGTAGAGCCTCTTGCCGCTATATGGTTACAAATCCCGTTTGGAGCTTTTCAAATGCTAGGGGCAGGCTTGATCCTGTTCATGGTTATTTACTTATCTATTGCCGAAGATAAGTCAGAGGTCGCTCATATAGAGACCCAATAA